Genomic segment of Arachis stenosperma cultivar V10309 chromosome 4, arast.V10309.gnm1.PFL2, whole genome shotgun sequence:
AATTTACTGATCGGTTTAATTTTCAGAACCttaataaaattacaaaatatacatatatatatattttagaaactaactaaaattgTAAAAAAGTCAAACACCAAGTTAAATTATAGTTACATTCTAAAGCATGAATTACCCGTTTAGTAAACGGGACAACAAACTCAATATGAGAAATAAGAATAGAGTGTACTAAGCTGGAAAATTGGACCATATTTTGAAGCAATTCTGGCAGGTAATTAGGCAGCCATGTATGTAATTGTAACCATTGCAGTGTAGTGGGGGCAAAGTATATCATTAAAGCAATTTATTGGGGATGTTCAAAGTTTAAACTCATCAGATGGACCACAATAATTGATTAGGCTGGCCTAAAATAATTGCTTTTGTTGAGAAAAGATTAAGTAATGTGGTATCAACTATCCagagtgttttttttttttttaaatgtaaaGTTTGGATCCCAAAAAGGTCCTACAAAAGTACTGGTTAACAATATTAAATTAGGGTTCAGTAAATTTCAAAGTGGGAAGCTtcgttttctttgttttatgcatttttttaaCTTTAGTGTTTTATAAttcgaaaaatttaaaattaattcattacgaatctaaattttaattaaaaatttattgttattatttattgaattgttatatatatcaaataaaatttaaatttttaatatttatttaaatagacaAATGAATTAATAATAACTCGTGCAGTCTAATCCAAGTTGCATTTTGTTTGATGCATTTGGAGGAGATAATAACTATGCAGATTTCAcgtgacaaataaaataattgggAAGCATGTTCACTTAATTGTGTGTCATGTCGGCTTAGAAGGGAATTGCTAACAAAACTGTACAAAGAAATAATATGAGAAATATTAGTATAATAGTATATGTGTATATTAAATACTGAAATATAAGTGTTCTAGATATACTTATTTATACAGGGAAATATTAAAgcaaatatttttaatgaaaaatagaaaattggttcaatagaatttaaaaagtttatatatattttggtaATTACCATtggtttattttataaaatactatcataacaaattaaaatatttatgtaGCAAAATATATCACATCAACCTCTATAACTCTTTTAAGTGGTTTCATTATCAAGTATGGCTAACCCTAAACCTAAACTGAGTAAGCAAAACTTTCTTCTTGCTGAAACTTTTGATTAGAAAAAAATAGTTTGGTtagaaaagtgatttttttaacaaatgatcaattaattaaatagtagatcaacaacaattaaaaatttagcCGGAGTAAGTGTTTGTTTGGGCgccatgataaaaaaaaaatttaataaaaaagatctttttttatttttttagtgtgtttgaaaaatttttaatagtaaaaataaaagtattagaaaaataaaataaaatattttttacgtaataaacaaaaaaaagtatttttatattgttatatccaaacataattgataaataaaaggatctttttatatgaaaaattcaaacataaaattacttttactttttcataagatcttttagaaaaagataattcgaaaaaaatctttttttaaaaactcaTTCAAACAAACTCTAAAAGtaagataaaaaatagaaaattattgatttttttcaaaaaaaatcctCATAAAAACAATAttagcatttaatgaataaatatttattagaTTGAGctaaatattttcataaaaacattatttaataaaagtataaaagaGAAAAACCTCAGActaaaatgttatttttttcaatatattAAATGTgtaaacaatatttattttgcatttttattaaatttttcatttataacacccttaacaaaaaaaatttaattttaatatattaataatgtaaaatattttatataattatataattatatttatttttttaaataaatatttatataattaatataaaaaataattattttaattgtcatgatattatatattaaatttttactataaaaacacaaaataattaatcttttcaaaaaaaatacaaacttTCATTTATTTGTATCAATTTaccttttttttatcaaaaataaaaaaattcgaatcTACGATTTTTTAGAGGTGAATATAAAAAACTATACCATTTGATTGGTATAGGGATCAAATTATGAATAGAATGATGGATGTTGATGAAATTGACTAATCCACAACATTGAAATTTGAGATcagcaaaagaaaaaggtcCAAAACAACCCCTATAGGGACACGTGTCAACCAATAAGCAAGGTAAGTATCTTCCAAAAACTCTCACTTGAGAGCCATGatcaccaccactctctctctctctctctcacacacgTGCTGCCTCCTTTTCCACGCCGCTCCTAACTCTCTTCACAGTTGGCCCCAACACACACTCACACCAAACCTCAGATATCCAAATTTCAAATACTATCAAATTCCCAAATTCGCCAAACCCTAACAAATCTAACATAACATAACATCACATCACAATCATCACGCACCAAAGCGCTTCACTGTAATTAGCTACCTACTTTCGTAAATGGGGGCGGTCACGTCATCGATGGCGGCCAAGTTCGCGTTCTTTCCGCCGAATCCGCCGTCGTATGAGGTGGTGGTGGAGGAGTCGACGGGCAAGGCGACGATGAGCGGGGTGTCGGCCAGGGAAAACGTCGATGTTTTGAAGCTCATGACGCGGAGAGGGAACAGCATCGTCGCCGTTTACATAAGGAACCCTTCCGCCGCACTTACGCTCCTTTACTCTCACGGCAACGCCGCCGATCTCGGCCAGATGTACGACCTCTTTTGCGAGCTCAGCCTCCACCTCCGGGTTAACCTCTTGGGGTATGTGTatgctcttctcttctcttcctccacGTGCCCTTCACGTGATCCTCCAATTATTATGCATCGTGAATTCGTGATGTGATGGGAatttgaattattgttgttgttattgttgtggTTGTTTATGAAATTGTTTTGgatttttgtttgattttttaaaaaaagtttcaTTTTTATGTTTCTGCTTGCCATGTGAAGTTGTTTGATGTAGTGTGCTTATTTGATGTGATGTGATGCGAATTGAATGCTTGTTGCTTGAATtggaattattattattattatggccAATTCAtgatttgttttttcttttcctttttgtgGTTGTAGTTATGATTATTCTGGATATGGCCAGTCATCTGGGAAGGTATGCTGTTATTGTTGCTGTCGttgttgttgatgttgttgttattataatattaataatattattattatttatgttgttgtttttttgTTGGATTAGCTCCTTGTTTATATCTTAGCTGGAtgtattttttctatttttgggattgacttggtttTAATTAACCATTCTATTTAATGACGTGAGGTTATTGTGTATTTGGAAATTTTGACCCTTGAGGCTCGAAGTACTTCCTCTTAGTTGACTGGAATTTCAAATATGTTAGCTAAATTGGATGgagaaattatttacttttattttacgTTACCctcttttttttagtttactTTTCTTAAAGGAAGAAATAATGGGAAAATTACAGAGTGAttcctccccccccccccccccaaccCCCCCGGCTCTTTTTTTTCATAAGCATCCTCTATTTAGAAaccaaaattattaaattatagaagaaagaaaaagaggatTCCTTCTTACAATCCTAACTTGATGGATTATTGGacattatgtatatatatatatatttccgAAGTTGAAAGTAATAACAATGGAAAAAAGAAACAGGTGGATTAATCAGTGATCATTATGTGTAGTATAATAGCTTGATATTTGTTTTATGTGAATGGGAGAGTCAGTTCAACAATGTGCTATTTTCTGGACAGCCCAGTGAgcagaacacttatgcagatatAGAAGCTGCTTATAAGTGCCTGATTGAGAACTATGGAGCAAAAGAGGAAGATATTATCCTGTATGGGCAATCTGTTGGTAGCGGACCTACCACCGATTTGGCTACCCGTCTACCAAACCTTAGGGCTGTTATTCTCCACAGTCCAATATTATCTGGCCTTCGAGTCATGTATCCTGTGAAGCGGACATACTGGTTTGACATTTATAAGGTTTTATCTCTATCAATGCTGAATTGATTATTCACAATGTTCAATCAAGTTTGCAACTTAGTTTTAATGATGTTTGGATGTTTGGTGCAGAACATTGACAAAATTCCCTTGGTAAATTGTCCAGTTTTGGTCATTCATGTGAGTATACTTGTTttcctaattaaaaatttagttgtGTTGTTGTGTTGCATTGTTATATTGTACACATGAACTTACTATTATGTAGTAATTTTTCAAATGGTAATATTGATCTTTACGTTTAACCTTCTTTTGGTGACTCATGCTTTATGAGAATCTTTCCTTCTGCTATCTAAGTTGTAGGCCCTCCCCTTTTCGACTAACAAACTTTATGAGATTCTTTTCTTTTGCAATATGAGTTGTGGGCCCTCTCTGATTAAAACTAATATAAATTGTGTAACTTTTTTGTACATACTTTCATCTTTTTTGATAATCAATTGCTTGAACCAAATCCAGCTGTATGGCTTTGTTCGTTAATATATTCCTGGTAGCCATGCTGATTACAAAGTTCATTTACCATGTTGTGGATGTCCATTACTCCATTTGAGCTTTGTATTAATATTTCTCAATCATTATTAATGTAGTTACGGCAGTTGTGCTATATTTCTTTGATAGGACTTGAAAGTGGAACACTATTATAATTTAAGAAATCTAAGTTATTTCTGCTGCTGAATAGTGCTCATATCAATGTGTTATCTGTATCAGTCCATCGGTTTAGTACTTAGTACAAAATACTAATGACTGATACTTGTAACATAAATGGAAAATGACAAAATCACTGCAGTATTGCATAATCAATCTCCAGGGGAAAATCTGCTTTCATCGCTTTCCTCCGTTCCTAATCCTCACCTAAAACCTTCTTAtttttccttcctaattctcCTTCTTATCTCATCACCAACAGAATCAGATTCCTGCTTGCCTGCCATATTCTTTGTTTCAAAATATACTACCCTAATTGATTCCTACCCTATTAATGTCCCATCAACATGGTAATATGCTTAGTTGAGGTTCTATTACACATTGGCACGTAGATGCACATTTTGGAATGTACTTGTAGCCAACCTGGGCAAGTTTGGTACCAGTAAAACATGTTTTTCCTTCCATTCCTTATTAATAAGTCATGAAAATTTTCTTAATGTATCTGAAGTGAAAATGACTTTGTCAATATAGAATTAATGTAGTAATGAATTAGAACACTCGTGTCATTGGTCAGCTGTTTTTAAATGTCTCTACTATTTGGATAACGCTATCAGTGTTTCAAGaatgtatatatattaagatGTACTGTTTATCTTTCAGGGAACTGCTGATGATGTAGTGGATTGCTCCCATGGGAAGCAACTTTGGGAACATTGTAAACAAAAATATGAACCCTTGTGGGTTAAGGGAGGAAACCATTGTGACCTGGAACTTTACCCTCAATACATAAAGCATCTCAAGAAATTCATTGCAGCTATTGAGAAGTCATCGCGACAAAACTCTGGATTGGGATCTATATCGGATCAACTAGATAAACCTCGGACCAGCACAGATTTTAGGGAGAAACCTAGATCCAGCATGGATCAAAGAGAGAATTCTAGACGCAGTGTTGACTTCAAAGAAAAGCCTAGGGCAAGCACAGACCATAAAGAGAGGTCAAGAACTGCAGATAAGAGAGATAAATCAAGAAAGAGTGTAGACCGTCCTGATAGGCCGTGTAATGGAGCCGAGTTGCCTGAGAAAGCTAGGAATAGCATTGACCGgtgagttttgaattatgtttatATTCAATGTTGCGAAGTCATTTTCTTTGCCGTTATTCTGTTTTTGACACTGTTTTCTCTGAGTTATGGTTTGCAGTTTCGGAGAGATGGTGAGATCAGTTGGATTGTGCAATATTGATTGTTTCAGGCCCACGGCAACTCATGCATAAAAGATGGTGATAAAGCTTACACATTGAGGTTGTAATTTTctcattaattattttattggttgAAGGGTATGTATTGGTGATGGGAAAATGTTCCATAATGtccaatttatttttctaatgaaATAGatcagaaaagaaaaggaaaaaaaaaaaggtaactTAGCCAAGTAGATATTGTGCCACTAAGTCTTCCTTCTAGTTCATAATCTAACACCTCTGTTTTTGGCTTTCTACCATGGACCTAAACGTAGGGAATTGTATTCTTTGGTGTTGATGAATGATGAAGCTATATAGAACAACGCTTCCCTCGTACAaaagtgtaatttttttaaataatatttgcTTGTTCGGCTTTTGCATATAATCAGAGTTATATCAACATTTTTCCTCATGTAAAACACATTGAAATCTGAAAACAACGCTTCACGCAATCATTTTCTGTGTATCCAAAAGTATTGTTTAATATAGTAGTATTTTCTATGAGCTTGTTAGCTGATAGGTGTCAATATAACTTATAGCTAATTGTATAGCAATTTATCAATTGTGACTCTGTTCATTTTCTgtcttttttttcggttatatGTTCATTTTTTGTTTAAACGATGCTAACAAGATAACCTTGAACAAAATATATTAACGTGCAAAGTGCAAAGGCTAATCTTAATGTTGTATTCACCCAACATTAATTCTTGTAcattttatgaaaaataaaacaaaataaaatggCTTGCAATTGTTTGTGATCTAAAATTTAATGTATAGTTTTTATCTGAAAAAAGGAATAAAGAGGGAATTTAAGGTGAAGATTTACATGTAATTGTTTTTATGTGAAGTTAATAGTTGAGAATTGTTAAacaatttaatatatttaactaaattatcatCTAACGGTCTTTAACTATTAACTTCAAATGAAGAAAACAATAGATGAGAACAAATATAATACTAAATATTACTTGTTTTTACTTGATAACCATTGTTTTGGGGATAAATTACTCGAGAACATTTAAGTATTTAACAATGATGGTATATATGATTCCAAGATTAACATTTAACATTTCTCAATTAACAATTATAACTCAGAAAATATATAATTCTAGTAGGGAGCTTATAGGGGTGCACATGGCTCGACCCGACCCGaagacccgacccgaaatattTTAGaggctaatttggtgtgatttcattGGGTTTAGGGCcgggtaagggtctcaaaaatagactcaatcattatttcgggtcgggtccggGTCATAGCTCGGGTCATCCGAAGTCGGCCTAGTggcccggtcatcatacacaattaatattttgtgttaatAGTAATGGATAACGActattcttatgtggaatttaagtattgtaaaccttaatattttgtgttattagtcattataagattataagttaatgttttatgtttagaatgcataagactttagactaatacataatattgtgttatttgtattgatttaaatatttggtgttattagacaatattagtattgattgtggttatgctttaattttgaAGAAGGGTTAATTCTTGTTATagttttctaagtgaattttaccatgtcaaataatggttggagtcttggaaatttagatatttttacaTGCTAGCTTATAAGAAGGTATTAACGTAATGTAATGTTAACGGCTCGGTTTTCACCCGGTATAATTGTGGCCCGAAAGTGTGTTTGTTTCATTAGGTTTAGGGTCGGGTTCGAGTCTAATAAGTAGACCTGGTATATATTTCGAGTCGAGTCTGGATCACATCAAACCCGACTTCACCTGATCCATGTGCACCTTAGGGGCCTATGCCCTCATGCACCATAACTTTGGTCCTTCTATGGTTGGACCTTGTTTGAATTTCATTCAATAATATTCAATACAAATACACAATATTGTGTATTCTCATGGATTATGATTGAACACAGTATTTCATATAAAATGAGTACAAATACCTTTTTTATTTCTCTACAGGGATCCCATAAACTTTCTAGTTAATTGAGAATTGGACCAAAAAACAAATGCATAAGGAGCATATATGAACCAACCTATAACATATATAATGAAGTTATTGCCTTGGAAAACCATGCAAAGGAAGAGAGTGCTTCGATCAACAATTTATAGAAAGCAATATATAAAAGTACGTCTTAACAAAttgttgtttcttcttttttttttttcggtaaGTTACACCCTTACACACACATGACACATACTCTATTACTCTCCTTCCCTTCTCCATGAGTTCCATATATCAACTTTCTAATTATGGCTAGTATTTAAATTCGGTGCACCTTTTAGCAACGCAAACATAGTTGCCACTTGCCACTAAACTAAACCTTGCCGTGCACAAATTGTTGTTTCTATATTAGTATTATCATGAGTTAAATCTCAATTTGGCTCCTGAAATTTGGCCTGATGCTCAGAATGACCCCCACAATTTTGTTGGCCCCAATTAAAACCCCCAAATTTACAATTGTGGCTCCAGCTTGCCCCTGTGATCATCTCCGTCACCGGAATGCTGATCTAGCGCAATTGCATGACATGTTGGACACTAATTAAACGACGGCGCATTAGTTTCGCACGCAAAACCTTTGGAAACCACGTAGTGTAAGGGTTTTCTTGATGTTTGGCAACTTATGATTGTCATAGtggaaagaaagaaagtttTAACCCACAAAAAACTGAAACGGTGTGGTTTTCAAAGGACTTCGGCACAAAACCAATGCGCCGTCGTTTAAGTAGTGTCCACCGTGTCATGCAATTGCATCAAATTAGCATTTTGGTGACGGAGATGATGGCAGGGACAAGTTGGAGCCACAATTGCAAATTTGGGGTTCTAATTGGGGCCAACGAAATTGTGAGGGTCATTCTGAGTATCGGGCTAAATTTCAGGGATCAAATTGAAATTTAACTCGTATTATCATTGATAAAGAGGCAAAACGAACAAGAAGAAGTTGGAGTATTAATGATAATGTGTGTgtcttttttatgtttttgggGTCTAGTAACTGTCAATGATAATGATTAGAAAAAACTAAAACTCCTCTTAAAAGTCAGCTTACCACTTTATGCCCAATGATTGTTTTTGCACTGGTTTGGGCTACTTGCTTGATCCAATCGATTCTTTTGCTCAAAGTGACTCGcacaaaaatacaatttataaactaaacttaattattaaaatcattttttaatccaatttttttaatcaaaatcagCTATCAATTGGTTTGGTAGTTAGTTTACTAGTTCGTTTAAATAAATGTCGAAAATTTAAATTCTACTTTGTGCATGTAGCAAGCCATTAGCCAACAGCAAACACTTAAATAGAGTTCGTCCTTTGGCTCTCAGACTGAGAGATACCCTAAAAAGGAGTAAAACCCCTCTCCGGTCCCTAACCATTTCTCCTTGaccattaaaaaataacaaggTGATCCTTATCCATTCTCTTTGTGTGATCGAAAGGACCCTGTAATAGTTCTTCCGTAAAATGTAACCGAGAAATTCTACGTGTAACGATAACTCTCTGACGTGGATTCAAACGATTTGATGAGACAACTAGGTCCTTGTACAATCATAAAAAATGTTGCAGTTTTGATGCACGATGGAATCAGATTCTAACATACATTCCTCATTCTCTCCCTGACATATCACACACTTTCACTCTTTGCCCTCATCTCACACATAGAATTATCGTAAACCCTAGAGATTGTCAGACTTTTTGCCAGAAACGACGACAAAGGAGAGCTGACGATGACGAGGTAACTACGCAGTAACGTGGCGTTTGCTGATGGAGGTGGTGACGTATTGTTGACAGAGCCGCACTTCCGTTCTTGGAGGTTAGTTTCTTCAACCGTTTGTAAACTACATCATTGTGGTCCTTCATTTGTTTATTTAAAGCAAGTATTCTTTCCATGGACCACTATAAAGTATGATATATGTATTGTTTTACATTTGTGAAGAACAGTCACTTTCACCAGGGCTGGATTATTACTTCAAGTAAAGCTTTTTTATCTGTTTTGGGTATATTAATGtctgttaattataatttatttgtgGCTTACTGAGTAAAGTTTATATATTGCAAATGTCTGTTGAGATTATACCAGTATTTCACCATGAGGGGTAGTTTGAAAGAGACAAAAATGGAATGCTCTACTACCTTGATGGTAAGGTGGAGAGATTCCCCAAGTTGGACATTGACTTTGTTAATTTTAAGGATTTAGAGGAGATGTTCAAAGGTTTTCGATATATATAGTACAAGACTATGTATTGGCAAGACCCCACTGCCCCTTACCTAGAGGCTGACCTCCACATTTTGAAAGGTGACAAAGAAATTAACCAGATGTGTGATAACAAGATGGCAAATTTGAAAACTGATGAGTTGCATGTATATTTTGATCATCCTGTGAACTAGCCAATTGTGAATGAAGCAGGAGATGTTCCTGTAGAGTTGAGTGATTCCTCCACTGATGATGGCTATGAGAGCGCTGAAGATGAGGTTTGTAAGCCTCCCCTACTTGGTTATGAGACACTAAGCAACAGTAGTAGTGAGGAGTTAAGGTCAAGGAACAGGCCCAGGAATAAGAGTAAGAAGGACACACCCAAAAATAAGACAATGACACCTAAAAAGATGAGAGCAACACCTAAGAAGAATACTATGACACCTATGAAGGTAAGAgttaatgatgatgatggcctaTCTCTTAAACCAAGAAGACAAAAAATAAGAGATATGGGGGAGGATAAAAAGGCATATCTTGGATAGGGATGAGGCCGTGAATGGGCCAAGGCAAGGGCAACATGCTGGAGAC
This window contains:
- the LOC130973329 gene encoding uncharacterized protein LOC130973329, whose product is MGAVTSSMAAKFAFFPPNPPSYEVVVEESTGKATMSGVSARENVDVLKLMTRRGNSIVAVYIRNPSAALTLLYSHGNAADLGQMYDLFCELSLHLRVNLLGYDYSGYGQSSGKPSEQNTYADIEAAYKCLIENYGAKEEDIILYGQSVGSGPTTDLATRLPNLRAVILHSPILSGLRVMYPVKRTYWFDIYKNIDKIPLVNCPVLVIHGTADDVVDCSHGKQLWEHCKQKYEPLWVKGGNHCDLELYPQYIKHLKKFIAAIEKSSRQNSGLGSISDQLDKPRTSTDFREKPRSSMDQRENSRRSVDFKEKPRASTDHKERSRTADKRDKSRKSVDRPDRPCNGAELPEKARNSIDRFGEMVRSVGLCNIDCFRPTATHA